Genomic window (Magnolia sinica isolate HGM2019 chromosome 6, MsV1, whole genome shotgun sequence):
TCCAAGAGGGAGCTATGTGGGGCAAGACAACTCTATATTGGTGGTGAAGATATGATACGCTAAACTGATTTTTAAACCTTGGCAGGAACCACCACACTTCACCATCCCAAGTTCCCGACCCCTCCAGTGAGTGTTATAGTTAGTGATTAATCTCAGTAAAACTCACAAGTGTATTTAAATCACCTGAATTCCAGCATGGCTGCAGAGATAGAAATCAAACTCTGTTGGATGACAGATTTTAGAATCAACCACCGTGCCTGGGAAACCAGAATTCTTTTCTTAGATAAACTTAGACTCGAAGTGAGGTTTATAATATGATTTGATATTTTATGATGCCATTGTCTTTACCAGGTAAAATGTTTCCACTCTTGTCAGTACTGCTTCGATTATTGTGATTGTTAGCAAACAGTCTCGTGTGATGCCGTTTCTGGACCACAACAAATGTCACGGGCGGTTGGTAATTGGGTTCCAGAGAGGCACAAGCctgtaaagaaaagaaaaacaatcaaTTTCTAAGTTCTCATTACCCTAGCATCCTCAATTTCGTTAATTGAAAACTTCAATtattaggaaaaaaataaaaccaaaacacCATCACACACCTTCCGGATTGCATCTAATTCATAGAGAAGGACTTGATAGAACTGCCCTTCACTCACACCATCCCTGCCCACAAGACTCTCTCTACTTCAGTTGAAAAGATATATATGCGAGGTTTGCTAATTCTACACACATGTATATGCTTCCAATGTGGACACAGGTGAAAATGTGAAACAATTGTGTGAGATGTGAGCTTTCTATAAGGTTGGAAATGATGACTAGGTCTTCTGCCTAAAAAATCAGACAATTTCACCATTCAAATGGGCCATGACATACAAAGTAAATTGATGGATAAAccttttctagccattcatttgctTTGACAtgctgtggaccacctgagttgttaattggcctgatttttgttgcAAACGATCTAAACAGTGTATCTcacccagtgtttcaaatagcgcccgtagcatacgctacgtagcatagcgtggccgtagcgctatgtagcgtcccaaatagcgtaaatcccctgtagcgtacgctatagctacatagcgtgtaacgtccgtagcgtaagctacaatgtatttttttacttttttattttttttattatttttttcaagttttctttgtttctaatgttgaggaatgtgacacttgtattgtacttgatacttttaacctatgggatttttatttcttttcataattgtgacttgtggtttcaattagacattattaattaaagtggtttgcttagaaagttgttgatgtgataattatttgatttggcttatatatgtggattggcttttgataaatgttaactaataacttttttgaacatgcttataattgataaaatgaatcatcttttaggcatttttatatttttttctcctttttttttcactatttattatatttgtcctatttttaaatttaaaaatagaagtatcgtgtagcttacgctacacgctatagagggctgggtgctacgcatcacgctaccgctatttaaaacactgatctcACCTGATAGAAGGCTCAGATCTCAATAGCGTGACACATGCATGTGTGTGGAAGTGTACAGCTCCAACATGCTTGTGGAATTAGCAATCCTCATGACTATGTATGTCTTTACAGTTCATGCATGCAACCATGCATACATTCATTCATGGATGCATGTATTACATAGCTATGTTTGATTGATCATATATGTAGTTGTGGGCATGATATATGCATGCATCATGCATGTAGACACCATTCTCAATAGGCATATTGACCTGTAGAATATAATTCTCAATGGTTTTTGCCCTGTTGCCTTCCGAAACGAAACCAATAGATCCCTGCAATAAAAACGAAATAAGAATGGAGTTCAAGAAAGGGAACTACCATTtcggcccaccttgattgattTGCTTACACACAAAAATGTACTTTCAAAtcccaaaatggaaaatgggtGTAAGCAAATCAATTGGGAAAAGTGAAGATATCAATTTCCTCAGGAAAGAATACTATCAcaacaaacagttgaaaggacaTTGTACCGGATCATGCCACCACTAACGGGGCCTCTGACAGGATCTTGCCATGTCTTGTACAAGTCCTGTATAAGTTCCTGCCTGTGGGCCTGAGCACAAACCAATCCAGCATATTTCGTAACCTCCGGCCAGTCCTGAGAGGCTACTACCTACAACAGAAACAAAATCTATCAGCAATTGAGATATTAAATAGTCTGCATGGGAATTAAGGAGCTCAAAAAGGAGAAATGTTTTTATTAGTACAGCAGCAATTGAAGGGCTGGAATCTTCTCCATTCTCTGGGTGGGTCACATCTGCTCCAAATATTATAGTTGGTATATCACTAACCAATGGTATCCTCCAACTGATAGCATCCAAAAGAACAGTGTTTCTTCCTCCCATCTGCAGCAAGAGCATTCTGGTGTCATTTAACGGCTGCCTGTATGAACTTACAAGGCAAGCCAGCCTTGGggatgaagaaaagaaaacatgCTTTTGACAAGTGGATGGAAAAGATATTTATATAGATTCCTGATTGTTGCAAACCAGTGTGACTGCACGAGGAAATGATGCATTGTTTGCTGAGGCAGAGAGGATTCTGTACTGTGtccccatgattcagtgatctagATTGCCGATCTGATGGGCCCATGGTTCAGAGATCAATGGGTCCCAACATGGACGGGGGGTTTCCATAAAATCTCTCAGAATGAAAGATCAAAACCATTCAACATTTAACCTATTTCCACCACCCATCGGTATATTTATTTTGTTGTCATGTATCTTCATGTAAAAACAGTCATAAGGTtacgatcttccaatctgggagaatttTTTGGGCATCTcgcatccatggtgaggcccaggATATTCATATCAGCAGtatagatcactgaaccatggaccaAACATCCCACATATAAGGAATCCTCCACCTCAGAAAACTGTGCATTTGCTGAGTCTCAGTGCCCTATAATTTCTCACAGTTGCATACCAGTGTTGCAGTACAAGGAGACATCACATCAAGGTTTTAGGAGCTTTACCAATTACAAATTAGCACCCGTAAACATGCCATACAATCCATCTTCGTGCAGCACGAACTTTACATAACACAAATACATTAACAAAAAAGGGTGAATTAATTTGCTTTTTCACCTTAACATTGATTTTTAGAGAGACATTAGCCAGATACTGTTTGCTAATCTTGAAGACATGCTTTGTGAGACAGCATTGTGATATTAAACCAAGGTCAGTTTCGCATATTCGCTTAAgatcacctgaaaaaaaaaaaaaaaaaacagatttcaAATGTAAAAACAAGGAAGTCCGTTATGCATGAGGTTATGACAAGGTATTGAGGCCATTGGATAACGATAACGGTGAGACCCACTACACAAACAGGCCTGTAAACACCCACTCtgggaaaataaaaaaggatCCATAAATAACAGCATGTAGCagaccattaaaattttacttTAAAGACAACTTCAGCCGTTAAGGGGGGCCATTACAGCCCGTATTGTAACAGTCGTAAGGCAGGCCGTTACCGTTACCAAATACCTTGGTTTATGAGCTTTAGTTAACAAGCACAAAGTATATAATCTGCATACCATACAACGAGCCATTATTGTCGGGTAGAATAGCCAAGAGCAGCTCCAACTCTTTACCCTTGAGTTTGTTCGTCGATACATGGTAGACATGCTTTAGAGCCTTCTCTACATGTTCAGGCTTTGCTGTGTAGATTGGAATTACAGGTTCTGGATTGAATTCCTACAGAAGAGTAGTTAATGCTAACTCAGTTCCAATCTGTGCATGCATATCTCCCACCATCCAACAGTGGTAGGtggcttctaaaaaaaaaaaagtttgaaatgCTTATGGATTACGCCAACCGTCTTTAAATTGTGGGAGATAATATGCACCAACTCTTGATGATAATTTGCTTTTTattgaactaattattgcaattcaattgaaCAGTGCACCAAAACAGAGTCTTGCGCAAAAGCGAGTCTTGCGAACCAAGAAAATTACCATGCCAGACACTTGACACATTTGAGCCAGCTCGCTACAAAACCCACGTGCTACATTCTCTTGAACGCTTCGTGAGAAGTTGATACAGGCCCACCGGCTGACAGTGCTTCCATTAATCATTTTCTAATTTACAATGGGCAGGAGACCAAGAGTCAATCAAAAAATATCGTACGAAGCTACAGAAAGCACATTGGGAGATTGAGATCACAAATGAAGTAAAGTTTAGTGGGCCTGTTTTGGGCCCATCTCATGACAATGGATGGAAGGAGTCATTTGGCGCATGTGGATCGTGGGACACGCTAAACACCTCTGTTCACAACATGCATACCAAAATGAGAACATGATGAtagctagagctgtacacgaaccgagttagctcagttaactcgagcaattcaactcggctcgaaactgagttcgagccaagacaagttgatttttttagttCAAAAAGATTTCAAGCCAAGTCCGAGCTAGACCGAACTCAACTCAGCTCAGAACttgactcaaacttgactcgtTTCGAATTGATTCGACTCGGATCAAGTTCACTTAGTATGaatgttttgtgtgtgtgtgtgtgtgtgtgtgtgtgtgtattaaaaactataaaacctaaactcaaactcagctcataggcttgaactcgaactcggcttgaaagatagagctcaagctcggctcaaacttggctcaagctggcccgagctgccCAGTCAGGcctgaggaccgagccgagcttggccaagctcgactcggttcgactcgtgtgcAGCTCTAATGATAGCTGGTCAGGCCCATTATAATTCCATTCTCATTCATGGCAGTGGATCCACACTCTCGTCCACATTCATTGTGCATTCCAAACAGGCCCCCAGCTTCAAAATAGGCTCAGCCTATTTGAAAAAAAAGCAGAAAACAGAACTTACAATATTAAAATGGAGAGAATAACAACAGGATTGAAATGTTTTAAGCCAAAAGGTTTCAACTCATTTTTTCTGTTGCTTGGAACAATGGAAACGATGCATCCACCCATGGTTTTTAGACTCAGCAACTCGGATCAATTAGTTCAGTCTCGAGTCGAGTTGTGACTCACCAAGTCTGGGCAGGGGAGTTGTGGTATCAAACCAGATCAAGTAGCATCGAATCCAAGTCAACTCGGACGAGTCATATCTAACTCATACAAGTCTTAAAACTGTGCACCCACCCAGTATAGAACGAAGTTAGTTGCAACTTGAATATTAGTATGAAGTAGATGATCTGAAAAAGAAACTGCAACTCAGCTTGCAACCAACAGAGAAGTGGGGCACGCAACCACTGACTTACGCAAGAGTTCCAATGCAACTTTATATGACAGCTCAGAAATACATACCTTGTTCCTCATATTCCACTGACCAACTTGAGGCAAACAATCCTTTTCCTTCCCAGCATCGTGATATTTCAGCTAAAAAACAGCATGAGAAGAACACAAAATTAGACCGGATGAATGAGAAGGTGCAATATTGTCTTCAAAAATCAACCATGATTGGATAAGCTATAGACTACCCAAGGAGCAGGAAGTATCCGAGCCTCTACGGAAGCTAGCTTTTCACTGATTTTGATCCCAAACTCTTTTGCATATGGGTCTTCATCATAAGCATTATGCTGAACTGTCTGCACAAATTATTCAAATTGTGTCATAGACTAGGCCCTTTACTGCACCAAGATTTCTTTGGAAGACAAGAATGGTTGTAAACATGAGAAAAGGAGTCTTGAAGAGGTAAGAAGCAAAGAAACAATACCAGCACCAACAACACAAACACAACTcataaatgaaagaaatgaaactCTCAAACCAAAATGATTAATATAAAATCTGTGTTGTTAGCGTAGCCCATGCATATTATGGCCCACATGCATGCATGTCCCCTCTTAGGGTTATGGAAAACTTAGACTCTCAAGTCTTCAAAGCCTAATCATATTAGAAAAACCCCACATCTAAAAGGCTAACATATGCAATGAATAAGAATCTTAGTAAGACTTCATTTCTATGATGAAAGAGGGTAACCAAAGCCTATAAATAAGACAAGACCCCTGGCCTTGCCCATACCAAGTTCAAAAATGTATGGGGCTACCCCATCTATAGCACACATCTAAAGGAGAGAATTGGAGAAAAGGTGAGCCAAAGGTGTCCACACTCTAGAAAGCATGGAGCAACGATAGGAGCAGCCCATCACCAAAGCCTAAATCCATAGAGGAGTGTCGTGCGTCACCAGTTCGAAATGGCTCCTAATTATGTGGTTTTTCTAGTTTGATAATATTGTGTATGTGTGTTTCACGATCCTGGATTGGGAATCATAATCGATATCAGATTCAACGAAAGTTAACACACAAAACTTGGGAAGAAGTAGTTGAGATCACAAATATGTTAACACTATAAGAATGGGGGGAAAATATCATAACAATAAGAACGAGATATCAACTTTAAGCACCTGTGCATTTAGGTAGCTCCAACAGGTAATAGCATGCCACCCAACAAACTAATGgagaatattaaaaataattctCATGAATAAATGTAATAAGATTAAGCCCAAGCAACGAATCAAATTACCCCTTCAAAGCCAAAAAGAAACCAATACAAGAGATGCTTATAATAAGGATGCAAACTACAAAATACTGATTGCTAATCTATACAAATGGAAAAACTAACTTCATCTGGCACAAGCTTGAGGATTTCATGGTAATGGATTGTAGAGACTGATTTCATACCTGCAAAATGTCATTTTCCATATCCTTCGGCCTTTGGCATGTAACCTTCAGTAGAGCAGTGATTTGCCTCTCATTCAATCTTTTAGTATAACGTTGTCCCCCAACAATTTTGCAGGCCTAGCAAATCACAATCATCACATGCCTTCTTGGATATGGCCCAAAGGTTCATGGGCCATCTAGTAAATCAATCTCTAGGAAGGACATCAATGTCAAAACCCGTACCTCCATTGGAAGATAGCTAGCTTTCTTTTGATTCCCCACTTGAAGGCAAGGAAGATGTGTATGTTGGATAGTGAAGCCATACATCTCTTGAAAGTATTCAACAACTGATTTCATAGTTGAGTGGTCATCAACTGGAAACCTGTGGGATGAAATGGAATCATGAAAAATATCAATATGGAGCTTATTTCATCTCCTTGTGACAGTCATTATGTACAATTGAAGAGAGCCAGAGACTACTACAATattccatgccattcatttatgAATGACATTCCTAAtcctattcttttcttttccctttttttcttttttaattctttttgaATGAAGGGATGTTAACCTTGTTGGAACATGTTTTCTTCTAGTTCAAAGAAGTTCTTGATGTGACTACTCTGAGCATAAGCATTTGCCAAAGTTTACTAAATTTTGGGAACTCATCAAATTGATAGTCAAAATTAAGATGATCAGATCTACAAGTCGAACAGGTAAAGTCAGATggtaaagatcatccaaccggTATATTGTTTGAGGCTATGCTCAATTAAAAGGGCACCCCAAAATTTAGATGGCTAGACGGACTCGCATTTCTACCTCACAGCGGTGGATCAATTGCCAAAAAATTAGTACTAAATTGTGGAAAGTGTACTGTAGCATAGCCCACTAGAGTTATCATCATCGTCaccatcatccaagccttatcccaactaattggggtcagccttCTGCCAGTAGCATTCTTGATAAAAGCTGTGACAGAAGTTTCATgccagctgccaacctgacacaGCCTTCCTTTATTCGGGCTTGGGaatggcaatgagagcacaaaaatcCCACAAGCATTATTGCAAAGAGTGTAATGTCACAACTAAAATATTTCAGTCAAATTGTAAAGAATGTGACATCTAAGTTTGCAAAATTACTAAACTGGTGAGGAATGAGCAAATACAAGTAGAAAAGCATACACAAGTTCTCTTGTGGGTTGCGTTGTCAATCCCGAAATCCGATATTTTCGCCGAACATTTCCTCGATGAGTCACCTCAACCTTCACTCCTCTGAGAGCTTTTTTGATCTGGTAGACATTTTTCAATGTTGTAAAGTGAATTTACATAAGTCCTATGAAAAGTAAATGACCACTATCACCAAAATAAGAGTTACGGTGCTTGACCAAATTGGAGAAGTGACATAATACCTTAATGCGGTCAGAATCAGACAACGGCCTCAACAATATATCTTTGCCCAGGAGTTGAGCTACAAACTCAATTACAGGGAGAGGCTCAATAAAGGCTGCCGAAGACATGTCTACAGAAGAGTGGAAAAAAGTCAAAATACTTGAACAGAGAAAGGATCAGGTGCTATGACTTGTAGCTAGCTAAGTTATCAAGCCCCTCTCCATGTACGTGGCACATATTTATGAGATCTGAAAACTTGATTTGCTGGTCCATAGGTGGGTCGTGCCCTAAAATCAAATATGTTGGATGATTGTAGCCACTGATTGGAGTTCTGATGATTACAAGCAAATATTAAAAGAAAAGGTCCAACCAACGAGTGATGTGCAGTTGGCAAAAATCCTCCAATTGACTGAAACAATCATCTGACTGGCATTACCAATACACTTACGACACAACGGACGTACAAATAGTGCTGTCAAAGGGCCGTTGGATTTTGACTGATCTGGCTGGGCCTAATTGATATTTTGTACATGTTTGCCACATGTCTACAGAGATGAGTCCTTCACAACTGACTTAGATACAAGCACTTAGTGCCTGTTCCTTTTATTGTTATAACATTCTAGCAAGAAAATTCATCAATCATAAGCCAATTCATCCGTGGTTCACATACCAATATTTAGAGACAACCCCATCTGTGTAGGCCTTATACTTTGATAAAATCCACACCACGACTCAAGACCATCACCAAGACGCTGCGGCGTTCTAATATCAGGTGAAAAGAAGGATCTCCCAACAGGACAATACCTTCAAAATACATCCATTTCAGGATAATTAAGAACTCAAGACTCCATCCAACATTACATAAAATATAGAAAAATGAGAAGCACTTCCAAGAAGCAAAACCTTTTGGTGGAAAGTTCCCTTAAGACAATGTCAAGAATCTGAAGAGCTTCTTGTGGTGCATCTGCGCGTCTGCCAGCTAGAAATTGGCCCAAATGGTGCAAGTCTGCTCGGGCAACGAACTTGATTGCCACATTATATTCTCTCTCTCGTCTGAGAAATATATAACAACAGTAATATTTAGATGCTTTAGCAGTCGAGAAAACTAATAAAAGAAAATGTCAACCTGAAATTGAATCCGAGTTCTATCAATCCAGCGTAAATGATGCTTTCTGTGCACAGAAGAACCCAAAACATCCCTACTGAAGCTTAAAACACTTCTTCACAGTGATTAGGACCATTGATTTAGTGGGACATC
Coding sequences:
- the LOC131248900 gene encoding protein argonaute 10-like isoform X1, with the protein product MPIRQMKESSEQHLVIKTQVQSSMNPPQKPSKTVQNGKGPPPQDPRNAKFQPHDPSPGKSRGRRRGRRGQKSTSSEVCTVSRHRLDGVVGVENGSGSLENGGHVCDMEMGFPSSSKSLRFPIRPGQGQAGVKCIVKANHFFAELPDKDLNQYDVTITPEVVSKTVNRAIMAELVRLYKESDLGMRLPAYDGRKSLYTAGELPFTSKEFKIKLVDEDDGINGPKREREYNVAIKFVARADLHHLGQFLAGRRADAPQEALQILDIVLRELSTKRYCPVGRSFFSPDIRTPQRLGDGLESWCGFYQSIRPTQMGLSLNIDMSSAAFIEPLPVIEFVAQLLGKDILLRPLSDSDRIKIKKALRGVKVEVTHRGNVRRKYRISGLTTQPTRELVFPVDDHSTMKSVVEYFQEMYGFTIQHTHLPCLQVGNQKKASYLPMEACKIVGGQRYTKRLNERQITALLKVTCQRPKDMENDILQTVQHNAYDEDPYAKEFGIKISEKLASVEARILPAPWLKYHDAGKEKDCLPQVGQWNMRNKKMINGSTVSRWACINFSRSVQENVARGFCSELAQMCQVSGMEFNPEPVIPIYTAKPEHVEKALKHVYHVSTNKLKGKELELLLAILPDNNGSLYGDLKRICETDLGLISQCCLTKHVFKISKQYLANVSLKINVKMGGRNTVLLDAISWRIPLVSDIPTIIFGADVTHPENGEDSSPSIAAVVASQDWPEVTKYAGLVCAQAHRQELIQDLYKTWQDPVRGPVSGGMIRDLLVSFRKATGQKPLRIIFYRDGVSEGQFYQVLLYELDAIRKACASLEPNYQPPVTFVVVQKRHHTRLFANNHNNRSSTDKSGNILPGTVVDSKICHPTEFDFYLCSHAGIQGTSRPAHYHVLWDENNFTADGIQSLTNNLCYTYARCTRSVSVVPPAYYAHLAAFRARFYMEPDMQENPSCGGVRQASSRATRLAGETVVRPLPALKENVKKVMFYC
- the LOC131248900 gene encoding protein argonaute 10-like isoform X2 produces the protein MPIRQMKESSEQHLVIKTQVQSSMNPPQKPSKTVQNGKGPPPQDPRNAKFQPHDPSPGKSRGRRRGRRGQKSTSSEVCTVSRHRLDGVVGVENGSGSLENGGHVCDMEMGFPSSSKSLRFPIRPGQGQAGVKCIVKANHFFAELPDKDLNQYDVTITPEVVSKTVNRAIMAELVRLYKESDLGMRLPAYDGRKSLYTAGELPFTSKEFKIKLVDEDDGINGPKREREYNVAIKFVARADLHHLGQFLAGRRADAPQEALQILDIVLRELSTKRYCPVGRSFFSPDIRTPQRLGDGLESWCGFYQSIRPTQMGLSLNIDMSSAAFIEPLPVIEFVAQLLGKDILLRPLSDSDRIKIKKALRGVKVEVTHRGNVRRKYRISGLTTQPTRELVFPVDDHSTMKSVVEYFQEMYGFTIQHTHLPCLQVGNQKKASYLPMEACKIVGGQRYTKRLNERQITALLKVTCQRPKDMENDILQTVQHNAYDEDPYAKEFGIKISEKLASVEARILPAPWLKYHDAGKEKDCLPQVGQWNMRNKKMINGSTVSRWACINFSRSVQENVARGFCSELAQMCQVSGMEFNPEPVIPIYTAKPEHVEKALKHVYHVSTNKLKGKELELLLAILPDNNGSLYGDLKRICETDLGLISQCCLTKHVFKISKQYLANVSLKINVKVVASQDWPEVTKYAGLVCAQAHRQELIQDLYKTWQDPVRGPVSGGMIRDLLVSFRKATGQKPLRIIFYRDGVSEGQFYQVLLYELDAIRKACASLEPNYQPPVTFVVVQKRHHTRLFANNHNNRSSTDKSGNILPGTVVDSKICHPTEFDFYLCSHAGIQGTSRPAHYHVLWDENNFTADGIQSLTNNLCYTYARCTRSVSVVPPAYYAHLAAFRARFYMEPDMQENPSCGGVRQASSRATRLAGETVVRPLPALKENVKKVMFYC